A single genomic interval of Antechinus flavipes isolate AdamAnt ecotype Samford, QLD, Australia chromosome 1, AdamAnt_v2, whole genome shotgun sequence harbors:
- the BRAP gene encoding BRCA1-associated protein yields the protein MSVSLVVIRLELADHSPLPAGFGFSAAAVREMSDEEIKEKTLASAKVHLEGKAPVEKAAIIHQHLGRREMTDMIIETIKSNPDEMKATMEERKSSEASSSPEKNRNGDHSKEVAPDSPSKQLPDQISFFSGNPSVEIVHGIMHLYKTNKMTSLKEDVRRSAMLCVLTVPATMTSHDLMKFVAPFNEVIEHMKIIRDSTPNQYMVLIKFSAQADADSFYMACNGRQFNSIEEDVCQLVYVERAEVVKSEDGASLPVMDLTELPKCTVCLERMDESVNGILTTLCNHSFHSQCLQRWDDTTCPVCRYCQTPEPVEENKCFECGVQENLWICLICGHIGCGRYVSRHAYKHFEETQHTYAMQLTNHRVWDYAGDNYVHRLVASKTDGKIVQYECEGDTCQEEKIDALQLEYSYLLTSQLESQRIYWENKIVRIEKDTAEEINNMKTKFKETIEKCDTLEHRLNDLQKEKQSVERKCTQLNVKLAKLSTELKEEQEMNKCLRANQVLLQNKLKEEEKVLKETCDQKDMQITEIQEQLRDVMFYLEAQQKINHLPAETRQEIQEGQINIAMASAASSPSSGGTGKLPSRKGRGKRGK from the exons ATGAGTGTGTCACTGGTTGTGATCCGACTGGAGCTCGCGGACCACTCGCCCCTGCCTGCCGGCTTCGGCTTCAGCGCGGCCGCCG TTAGGGAAATgtctgatgaagaaatcaaagaaaagacacTAGCTTCAGCTAAGGTCCATTTAGAAGGAAAGGCACCAGTGGAGAAGGCAGCAATTATTCACCAACATCTTGGCCGGCGAGAAATGACAGATATGATCATTGAAACCATAAAATCTAACCCAG ATGAGATGAAAGCtacaatggaagaaagaaagtcTTCAGAGGCATCATCCTCTcctgagaaaaatagaaatggagatcACAGTAAAGAAGTTGCTCCAGATTCTCCCTCTAAGCAACTTCCGGACCAGATTTCATTCTTCAGTGGAAACCCATCAGTGGAAATAGTTCATGGCATAATGCACCTATACAAAACAAA TAAGATGACCTCTTTAAAAGAAGACGTCCGTCGCAGCGCTATGCTGTGTGTCCTCACAGTCCCGGCTACAATGACCAGTCATGACCTCATGAAGTTTGTGGCTCCTTTTAATGAAGTCATTGAGCACATGAAAATAATCAGAGACTCTACTCCAAACCAGTATATGGTGCTGATAAAGTTCAGTGCACAG GCTGATGCAGATAGTTTTTATATGGCATGCAATGGTCgacaatttaattcaatagaaGAAGATGTTTGCCAGTTGGTGTATGTAGAGAGAGCTGAAGTGGTGAAATCGGAAGAT GGTGCCAGTCTCCCAGTGATGGACCTGACAGAGCTCCCCAAGTGCACAGTGTGCTTAGAGAGGATGGATGAGTCTGTGAATGGGATACTTACCACGTTGTGCAATCATAGTTTTCATAGCCAGTGTCTGCAACGCTGGGATGACACTAC GTGTCCTGTTTGCAGATACTGTCAAACACCAGAACctgtagaagaaaataaatgttttgaatgtgGAGTTCAGGAA AACCTCTGGATTTGTTTGATCTGTGGCCATATAGGATGTGGACGATATGTAAGTCGGCATGCTTACAAGCACTTTGAAGAAACCCAGCACACTTATGCAATGCAGCTAACTAATCACCGAGTCTGGGATTATGCTGGAG aTAATTATGTTCATCGATTGGTTGCAAGTAAAACTGATGGAAAGATAGTACAGTATGAATGTGAGGGTGATACTTgtcaggaagagaaaatagatgcCTTACAGTTAGAG TATTCTTATTTACTAACGAGCCAGCTAGAATCTCAGCGAATCTACTGGGAAAACAAGATAGTCCGGATAGAAAAAGATACTGCTGAGGAA ATTAACAACATGAAGACTAAATTTAAAGAAACAATTGAGAAATGTGATACTCTGGAGCATAGACTCAATGAtctccaaaaagaaaagcaatctgTGGAAAGAAA gtgcACACAGCTGAACGTAAAACTAGCCAAACTGTCCACTGAGCtcaaagaagagcaagaaatgaACAAGTGTTTGCGAGCCAATCAAGTCCTCCTGCAAAACAAGcttaaggaggaggagaaagttcTGAAGGAGACTTGTGATCAGAAGGACATGCAGATCACAGAGATCCAGGAGCAGCTGCGGGATGTCATGTTCTACCTAGAAGCCCAGCAGAAAATTAATCACCTGCCAGCCGAGACCCGGCAGGAAATCCAGGAAGGACAGATCAACATTGCCATGGCCTCCGCTGCAAGCTCCCCTTCCAGCGGAGGTACAGGGAAGCTGCCCTCCAGAAAGGGCCGGGGCAAGAGGGGCAAGTGA